A section of the Schistosoma haematobium chromosome ZW, whole genome shotgun sequence genome encodes:
- the PKA1_3 gene encoding camp-dependent protein kinase catalytic subunit (EggNog:ENOG4112QSF~COG:T) has product MTSNPFLLPKFENIFELRDTKKEERLKRTKELAKLKVYQKIQLHKKNKSRRSILNELKPVNETNTSDANNVAFILQKTKRQFTDRETRDQFIANRREMFFLEYLIAVQRSELKRLEELASHEDLKLELAEQCLEQDAALFDEFLKENDKSSVEAVANSEQESRKRAMLVDRIKQLTIHKSQINAEITKLKETVKDYKYFKAFLERLIPEPYNSQRQTIRDDKKQLKYKQKFQLQNITSKPSSIASNENSVRRPSFVITKRSSLRPTTNKTLSVESKLSRQITPYESSSSEDSDEEIYFKDPIQILTILRDLEETNLRLIQHCQESDDSVEILRNQVNETVDNYEKDIHILSQHQTFLKGAIDAEKSKTQYFSLSMSDFLFAGYNSEQQKLVLNDLHEIITEVYRDTIRKSDTPLSSIQMLYEIEVKLTDLLEILQTLPEDEVNEVKQAKEIEHRQQIKEDKKYQQRLYQEERIQKALERAKAAPKKQTGRRLMTRSQPPVIHKSDGGKLDAKAKEMKELAFLFE; this is encoded by the exons ATGACTTCAAATCCCTTTCTTTTACCgaaatttgaaaatatatttgagTTGAGAGATACAAAAAAGGAAGAAAGACTTAAG AGGACAAAAGAACTTGCAAAGTTGAAAGTTTATCAAAAGATTCAACTTcataagaaaaacaaatcaagaaGGTCAATTCTGAATGAATTAAAACCCGTAAACGAAACGAATACCTCGGATGCCAATAATGTGGCGTTTATATTGCAGAAGACAAAAA GGCAGTTTACTGACAGAGAAACTAGAGACCAGTTTATTGCTAATAGAAGAGAAATGTTTTTTCTAGAGTACCTTATTGCAGTACAACGCTCAGAGCTAAAAAGGCTGGAAGAATTGGCATCACATGAAGATCTCAAGCTTGAGCTTGCAGAGCAATGTTTGGAACAAGACGCGGCCCTTTTTGACGAGTTCCTCAAGGAAAACGACAAAAGTTCCGTGGAAGCAGTGGCTAA CTCTGAACAGGAGTCTCGCAAACGTGCTATGTTGGTTGATAGAATTAAGCAGTTGACAATACACAAATCACAAATCAATGCAGAAATCACTAAATTGAAAGAAACTGTAAaggattataaatattttaaggCATTTCTTGAACGTCTGATTCCAGAACCATACAATTCACAAAGGCAAACAATTAGAGATGATAAAAAGCAACTCAAATATAAGCAGAAATTCCAACTTCAAAACATAACTTCAAAACCATCATCAATAG CTTCAAATGAGAATTCAGTACGAAGACCATCATTTGTCATTACCAAACGATCATCATTGAGACCAACAACAAATAA AACATTATCAGTGGAGTCGAAACTTTCAAGACAAATTACACCGTATGAAAGTTCTAGTAGTGAAGACAGT GATGAAGAAATTTACTTTAAGGATCCAATTCAAATATTAACTATCTTACGTGACTTAGAAGAGACAAATCTACGTTTAATTCAACATTGTCAAGAGTCAGATGATTCAGTTGAAATATTACGTAATCAGGTGAATGAAACTGTGGATAATTA tgAGAAAGATATACACATTTTATCACAACACCAGACATTTCTTAAAGGTGCTATTGATGCAGAAAAAAGCAAGACTCAGTATTTCAGTTTAAGTATGAG TGATTTTTTATTTGCCGGTTATAATTCAGAACAACAGAAGTTAGTTCTAAATGATTTACATGAGATTATTACAGAAGTGTATCGTGATACAATAAGAAAATCAGATACACCTTTAAG ttCAATACAAATGTTATATGAAATTGAAGTGAAACTGACTGATTTACTTGAAATATTACAAACTTTACCTGAAGATGAAGTTAATGAAGTAAAACAAGCTAAAGAAATTGAACATAGGCAACAAATTAAAGAGGATAAAAAGTATCAACAGCGTTTATATCAAGAGGAACGTATACAAAAAGCATTAGAACGTGCTAAAGCTGCACCGAAAAAACaa ACTGGGCGTAGATTAATGACTCGATCACAACCTCCTGTTATACATAAATCAGATGGTGGAAAACTTGATGCAAAAGCTAAAGAAATGAAAGAATTGGCGTTCCTTTTCGAATAA
- the PKA1_3 gene encoding camp-dependent protein kinase catalytic subunit, variant 2 (EggNog:ENOG4112QSF~COG:T), protein MTSNPFLLPKFENIFELRDTKKEERLKRTKELAKLKVYQKIQLHKKNKSRRSILNELKPVNETNTSDANNVAFILQKTKRQFTDRETRDQFIANRREMFFLEYLIAVQRSELKRLEELASHEDLKLELAEQCLEQDAALFDEFLKENDKSSVEAVAKGLCFSVPLRDIIAIMSHASTLCSGKQN, encoded by the exons ATGACTTCAAATCCCTTTCTTTTACCgaaatttgaaaatatatttgagTTGAGAGATACAAAAAAGGAAGAAAGACTTAAG AGGACAAAAGAACTTGCAAAGTTGAAAGTTTATCAAAAGATTCAACTTcataagaaaaacaaatcaagaaGGTCAATTCTGAATGAATTAAAACCCGTAAACGAAACGAATACCTCGGATGCCAATAATGTGGCGTTTATATTGCAGAAGACAAAAA GGCAGTTTACTGACAGAGAAACTAGAGACCAGTTTATTGCTAATAGAAGAGAAATGTTTTTTCTAGAGTACCTTATTGCAGTACAACGCTCAGAGCTAAAAAGGCTGGAAGAATTGGCATCACATGAAGATCTCAAGCTTGAGCTTGCAGAGCAATGTTTGGAACAAGACGCGGCCCTTTTTGACGAGTTCCTCAAGGAAAACGACAAAAGTTCCGTGGAAGCAGTGGCTAA GGGCCTTTGTTTCAGTGTACCCTTAAGGGACATAATTGCAATTATGTCGCATGCGTCCACATTATGTAGTGGTAAACAGAATTAA